In the Balaenoptera musculus isolate JJ_BM4_2016_0621 chromosome 20, mBalMus1.pri.v3, whole genome shotgun sequence genome, GCCCAGATGATGGTCTTTCGGTTTTGGAGCTGGTTTACCAGGACAGCCACCATCTGGTACCATGTCCTCTGGCGAGTAacctttcctctgtgcacctCCCAGCTCCTCAGAAGGAAACGTGTCCAAGGTGTGTTCCACGTGTCCTGGAGGCTGGATGGTGGAGGAGGTCTGACCACGTGATCATACTACAGCGGGGGTAGGAACTGTGGCAGATGCCCGGTGACAAAGAAGGGGCTCGGCATTTCCTTGTAAAACTGACTCTAGACTGGTCCGATTGGGTCTCTTTTAGCCTTTTTAGTTCGTATTTGCCATTCAGCTTGCATCCTGATCTGGGACTGACCAAAGATGAGCAAAGTGTATCACCTTCCGGAAAGCCAAATGGGTTCCCAACACTAATGATTCAGCATCGTTTCATGTATTAAATTGCCAGCTGCACTTTGTGTCTGCACTATTATGTAGtgcattttaacttaattttttcagtAAGATATTATTTAAGATATATTCTTGATAATTCATTAGAATTAGTCCTCCTTCATGTGAAACAGGATAAGTGTAAAATGTTGTGAAAAATGGTATCTGTGGTTGCTaataaaatcagtattttgtGTAGCTTCTCTGCAAAGACCTTAGAGACTGTTGGCTTTGGTTTACACAAGTCTGGGCATTGTCAGCGTATCTGATCCAGATCAGTATTTCCTTGAGCAATGCCTGGCTCCTGGcctttctgcctcttctctgcCCCCTGCGCTGGATCAACTCAGCTTTGGTGgtgtttcccccccaccccccttgaaCAAATTCATGAGAAAGTGTCGTTGGCGTTATCATCCTATCTTGCCCAGGCCTGCAGTCCTATCCCCACAACAGATCTCACCACACATGCCACTTTAGGAATTGGCGCTTTTAAATTCACTTGTCTGGATACCATTTAGGGTGGGCAGTAAGTGCTATAGTCATATGGCATAGCCCTGGATCACCCCAGTATTATCTTTTTCCAGTCCTCACAAAAACTGGTATTAAGGCTTTTATGCTAACATCATGAgaagcattttgtgtgtgtgccatcctaatttaattctcactacATGTAAGCCAGGACAATATTATCcgcattttatagctgaggaaactgaactGCAGAGGTTAAGTATTTTGTCCACGTTTACATGttggaagagctgggatttgaacccaagttgcCTGAATCCAAATCCTATGGTCTTTATACTGTTATGTTACCTCATTGTATCATGCTGCTTCTAGatattttgttcttctctctgcttTATCCACCCCCTCACTTCACCATCACTGTGGATGAACAGGTATTTTCCACATGCCTGCCAGAAATTTCAGCTGCCAAAGGACTAGGCTGCAGGGAGATGGGCAGACAGCCATTGCTCTGCCAAGTTCTTCATGAAACTTAAAGACATGTAGAGACAGAGACAAGCCTGCCAGCAGGCCAGCAATCACATACCTGCTAGTCACTGATAACATTTGCTGTATAACTGAGGACAGAGTGCTTGGCTTGGGGTGAGGCAGACAGGatgaaggaggagaggagggactgTCAGCCGAGGTTTAAGGCTATGCAAGGCTGTGCAAGAACAGAATGAAAGAGAGCCATGGATATGTATCCAATGAAAGTGCAGGGTCCATTGTATGATCTGCAAGGCATCGTTAAAGATTCCCAAGGTGCtctgccttcattcattcactactGAGCGCACCCACCAACTGCTTGGGCCAGGCTAGGTGCTCAGAACTTATctctccctgccttcaaggaacacAAGATTTAGCAAAGGAGGTAGCAAGCCAATTGGAGATTTGAGTAGCTTGTTGAAACACAAATTGCTGGGTTCCATCCCCAGAGTTTTTTATTCAGTAgctctgagaatttgcatttctaacaagttcccatgCTTGTtatgctggtgctgctggtctggggaccacactttgacaaCCACTGATCCAAACCAACTGAAATATGTTCTATAGTAAAATTAAGTATGGATTGGATTGCTGAGGGAGCATAGAGAAGGAAGAGATGAATTCTGCCTGGGAGAATTCTAGAGTGGCCTTGAAGGATGGATAGGATTTTGCCCAGCTACAGTGGAGGAGAAGAATAACGAAACGTGGAACAGCTTGCATGAAGACCCTGGCGCTCAGAAGGGGTCGGATCTTTGAGTAGTTGAGCTGGCTGGAACCCAGGTGGTATGTGAAGGGTGTGGAGGAGACAGGAACTTATACTGCAAGGAAGATAGAGAGGAAGGGAGTGAGAGTTCAAACTTTGGTACAGAGAGCCAACGAAGGATTTCAGGTAAGTGACGGACTTAAGAGTTGTGTTTAGAGAACTTTCTAAAAATAAGATCTATAGCTCATGGCTCCACACCAGACCTGAATTGGAATCTCCTCAGTTGGCAATGCATACTTAATAAGCATCCCAAGCAATTTTTGACCCACCCTAAGTTTTGAGGAGGGACTGGAGAAAACAAAGTACTGAAGCTGGATCAGTTAGGGAGCAGgtgtaaaaggatagaaaagatttaaaagacaTGAGGCAAAATTCACAGGATTTAGTTACTAATTTGATTTGGAGAGTTTTAGTATGTGATAAGAGTTCAAGGCAATGATAAGATTTCAGggtttggtttctgttttccaaGAGAGAAACAACAAAAGAGACAGAAGCAGATAAGGAGGCTGAAAGAAGACCATGGAGGTGGAAATGGACAGGGTCGTGTGGTGCCGTGGCAAGAGCACAGGCTTGGGAACGGGGGAACCTTGATCTGCGCCACCAACTCCGTGACTTTGCTGCTCTAGAACTGTCCTCTCATCTTTGAGATGACAGAGTAGACGATCTCTGAGTTCCTTTCCAACTCTACAATGTcatattacaaattaaaacaaaacattttcattaaatatagaaatataagtACATAATTAGTGTGATAAACTATTGGAATGAAGTCCTGAGGGCTGCAGGGGAAATTGGTCCCTGGAGAGCCTGAAGAAGAGAAATGATGAAACCCTGATTGTTCCCACGTCTTGCCCAAGACCAACCCTATAGATTCGTCAGTGTTAAAATGAGCAAAAACTATAAGatggtttctctttctcttgaacTCGGAAGACACCTAAGGAACCATCTAAAAACACTCTTCCAGGAAGTGATGGGAAATAATTCAGTCTGAGAGCCAActagacctgggttcaaacctaGGTTTGATGATCAGAGCCTTAGGCTCTCtaaatctcaatttcctcatgtcTAAATGGGAGGAAAATACCCAAGATGCAGATTCCTGAGAATTAAATAGCAGTTGACTTACCTAAAGTGCCTAGCAtcttgcctggcacagagtgggtacTCAATTTGGTGACTGGGTAAACAGTATGGGCTCAGGAGGACTGCTTGAATCTGAGTTCCCAGCTTGATCACGTACTAGCTGTGGATTTGGgccaaattacttaacctccccAAACCACAGTATCTTCAACTGTGGAATGGAGATAACATTACTTATCTCTTAGTGTCATTATGAGGATCaaaagagataatacatgtaaatagaTTAACTTGGCCTGACACAGGGTACGCGGCTGCTAGTATCGCCATAATCGTCCTTCAACTCCCTCCTTTATTCTGGTCGGAAATGTCTCTGACATCATTAGACTCTAAATGTTGAGGGCAAGTTCCCTTGTTTGATCTTCGTCTCTTCCTTATGCGTAACTGTACATAGTTGGTACTAATAAATGTCCTATTTTGTTTCTTACTGTTCCAaatcaaaaaaagtaaatttcaaacTGTGCCTCCCCAACTCGCTAGCGCCAGAGAAAGGAACTACAACCAAGGGGGCAGAAGAGCAGCTGCGTCCACGTAAAAGCCTTCCGGGGGAGGCAGAACTCCTTTGCCCTGACTACTGCTGGAGCTGCTCATAAAGTTTGACTTGAATAAAAAAGCTGGCAGGCCTTCCTTTCCCTTCAAGAGCTTCTTCCGCCCTCAACACAGATTCTGAGCGCCACGCAAGAGGCGGGGAGAAGCCCCAGGGGGCGGGACAGGAAGTGAGGTCACCCTCCCCGGGGTGAAAGGTAAGCGGAagtgctctttctttctctgttgtaGTCCGGAGAGGTTGCTGCCGGTGAGTAGAGGCTGGAGCAGGTTATTACAATCCGTAGCCATCCGCGGCCTGGGGGTCGAGTTGCGGGGTGGTGCCGGGTGCTTTTCATTCCTCGGTCTCTGACGGCTTCGTAGCGGATCCTGTCCTGCGAGCAGGACCTGCGGGCGGCCTGAGCCGAGACGGCAGTGAACGCCGCTGAAGTTTCGGGCCCACAGCCTGAGCTGGCGGGTTTCTGAGCggccccttctctttcctctgcagAAATGGGCAAGTTCATGAAACCCGGGAAGGTGGTGCTGGTCCTGGCCGGTCGCTACTCCGGACGCAAAGCGGTCATCGTGAAGGTACCAGCCTCGCGAACCTGTGCCCCTTTGTATCCCGTGAATGGGGCGGGCGGGCAACTTGGAATTCAAGACCTAGTTCGGGGGCATTACCCACTGAGCATTGCGAATGGTGGTGGGGCTGGTGAATGCATGAGAGCTTTTGAGAGAGAAAGACGCAAAATAACAAATGGGAGTTGAATTGGACAGCTAACACTCAACGCGTTCTCTATCAAAGAGGTTTTAAATAATACTGATGACTGACGTTTATTGAACGCTTGCTTGGTGCCTGGCACTGTCTTATAGGTGTCGTCATGTGCAATCCTTGCGGTAACCATAAGGTTACTTTCTACTGCGAAGGTTTAGAGATGTTAAGTTTCACCTGAGGTCAAACAGGTAGTAAGTGCTGCAGCTGGGACTCCgtaaaaagaggagaaattgtTTCTAGTTAAAATGGTCACTTAGCATAATCTAGCCGTTCACTGTTTGCCTTTTACCTACGTCTTTAGCCTTTTATGAGATTTTCCTAAGCTCTGGCCACATACACCACTGCTGTTGACTGTTGGGGACACCGGGGCACCCTTGGTTCCCTTTCCTCCGTCTCCCTGAGGCTGGTTTTGGAGTTAGGCAGCCAGGTTTGGAATCCTGCCTCTAACCCTTCCTAGCAGTGCAATCCTGGAGGAAGTTAAGAGATGTAAAGTCCTGAGAACTAGTGCTTGGCATATGGCAATCACTTCATAATTGTTAACTGTTGTTACATTTTAAATCTCTTACCTCCCAGGAGCCCTTCCGGATTTTTCCTGGTGGGACGGATACCACCCTTTTCCCTGTTACTCTTTGGGCATCTAGCATAGCACTTAGAATGTCTGCTTTGTGTGGTTTTTATAATAGTGGGTCTCAGAGGCCTAGGGGTTGAGGGTGTTCTTTCTACACACGCCCTACATCTAGCAAAGGGCCCAAACAGCAATAACATGTAATTCTTGCTCATTCAGAACATTGATGATGGCACCTCAGACCGACCCTACAGCCATGCTCTGGTGGCTGGAATTGATCGCTATCCCCGCAAAGTGACAGCTGCCATGGGCAAGAAGAAAATTGCCAAGAGGTCAAAGATCAAGTCTTTCGTGAAAGTTTATAATTATAATCACCTCATGCCCACAAGGTGAGCCTTTCAAGAATGGGAATGAAAGTGACTTTTTCTaacttttccctctctctgccctgctgaATACGGAGACAACCTTGTAGCCACTCCAGTGGAAGAGACATCATTTTCAATTTGTCATTTGGCCGTGGTTTCCAGTGTTGCCTCTTTAATCCATCTTGGAAGTGTTCACTTTCCTGtcattttctgttgatttcccTGACTTGGCAGAGCCGGATTGAAAAATCTCTTCCAAACTTGCTCTCGATCTGTCTCTCTCCTCAcctgaaaattatttgaagtgTTGAGTAAAGGTTGTTACATTTGTTTCCAGCCACAGTAAACACAGGCATAGAATCTGGCCTGCCTTCTTCCACGCTCAAGGATAATAGTTATTATAGGGTAGGGTAGTTGTGGGAAACTGAGAATGAATTGTGAAGTTTTTCAGTGGCTTGAATCTATGTAAATGAGTTTGTTAAAACTGGGCATTTCCAAAGAATATCATCAGGACTTTAGCACAGTTTTGATGATAGCTCCTATGGAGTCAGACCTTAACATGCCAATGTCCCAGGAGTGGGGCGGAGGGGTGAAGGCCCTGGCAGCATGTGGGCTGCTCCTACCTTCCTGCCATTGTCCCCAGGTACTCTGTGGATATCCCCTTGGACAAAACTGTTGTCAACAAGGATGTCTTCAGAGACCCTGCTCTCAAACGCAAGGCCCGACGAGAGGCCAAGGTCAAGTTTGAGGAGAGGTAAGTAGGCTTTGGTAGTCTGGAGTATGGTTTCACTGTTCTCCATGAAGACAGTTTTGTCTTCTGTGATTCCTCCCCTCATTAGTGTCCTTTTTTTACCCCCTCTAGGTACAAGACCGGCAAGAACAAATGGTTCTTTCAGAAGCTGCGGTTTTAGGTCTGTCTTgtttcagtcattaaaaatacaaaaaaaaaaaaaaaaaatccatgtgtctGCCTGCTTCTTGTTATTAGACTGGGAAAGAACATTCATACGTTGAGAGACACTGGGTGGTGGATGAGGTACtgtgggaaaatataaaataaaaggtaaatctGCCTTTGTGAGACATGGGCTACTTCTGTCCATAGCCTCATAATCCTTTAATGGTCTAGCTCAATGGGTAAAATGTGATATTGAACTGTTTCCCCAAAAGAGCTACTCTGGACATTTTTAGGTGTGGAATTGTTTAAGCATCCCTGGCTTCAACCCATTACATACCTAGAGAActgttcccccacccccgccccattgTGACAACCAAAGGCCCCTCTGAGTGGACACCATCTACTTTGGATTAAGAGTCACTAACTTGAGGTGGTTTATTAAACCAGAGTGCCAGATTTGGTAGGTCAGAATTCAGCATCTTGTCAAGTGATGTTGGTGCTGCTTGGACGAGGACCACACTGGAGAACTGCTCTAGATGGGGATGGACACCAACAATGAAGGCCTGAGCCCCAAAGCAGCCGTTCCTAGTGGGACCAAGGAGAGGTCCCCAAATGGTCAGGCTAGCAGAGACAGGCAAGAAAGGGTGCGATTCAAGGGGTTTGGGCTCTGGATTGTCACCACTGTGTTACAGGAAAGGCATTCGGCCCTTCTATAGCATTTTACCTCTCATTGGATACTTAACTGTGACTGGTGTTACTGATGAAATAGGTTCTCCAGCCAAGCTGGTACTAAGTCACTAAATGGAACTAGGATTCAAATGGCCCTATTTGCCAAGCTTCACACTTGGCACACTTTcagctggggtgaggggtgggggctTGAGAAAGGGGCTCAGTAAGTTACTCTGAGTGGGAAGCCCTGGACTAggtgaaaatagaaaacatatccTGCACTGTTTTATGTATATTCATTCGACTCACCTCACCCTTaagtgttttttgggtttttttttttttggctgcattgggtcttcgttgctacgcgcaggcttttctctagttgcggcgagcgggggctactcttcgttgcagtgcgcggacttcgttggggagcacgggctctagagcacaggctcagtagttgtggcacagggacttagttgctccgcagtatgtgggatcttctcggaccagggctcggacctgtgtaccctgcgttggcaggcggattcttaaccactgcgccaccagggaagcccctcaccctTAAGTGTTCGATGTCTCCAATAAGTAGCTTGCCTACTCACAGTCACAAATGGAACTATATTTAAACCCTCCTTTAACTAAAAATTCAAGTTCAAATACTCTTCCAACCAGGTTTGTATACATGCATCACTTCCTAGcaatgtgactttgggcaggtttcTACACTTCTGTGCCTCACAAGTTTAGAATCTCATCGGGAAAATGGAACCAACTTCAAGGGGTTGTTTTGAAGGTTGAGTTAATTCATGAAAAGCAGAATTGGTATTGGGCACATAACAGCTCTCAAGTGCTGGCTATTGCTACAGCTTCATCAACTTGATGGGGCTTTATCTGTCCTGGTTGCATTTCTCATTCAGTTATCAACATCTGCATGTTCTGGGCAACATTCTAAGCTCTTGGGAAATAGCCATTaacaaagcagacaaaattcTACCAATAGGCCTGTGCTGGGATTGCTAGGTTGGGAATGAATGGCTGATTGGGGCCAGCATTCAGTTTGTAGTTGCTTGTGGGGTAACTTCCCCTGAGGCCTCACAGCTGGGGGAAGTTCGAAGACCAGGAAGCCACCCAGGGGTGGAGTACGGAAGGGCAGGGACTTCACTGAAATGAAAGTGAAAGCAAAGAGCCTGCATAAGAACCGTAAGAAGTGTCTTTCAGGCTCTGCTGGGGAGACTAAAACTCCTCAAAGTGCAAGCAAGACTTTAGTCGCGTTGGACCCTGCCACTTTGTGCCAGCTCTGAAGCCTCAGCCCTTGCTAACTGGACCTTAGACCATGATGGTGAGAGGAGggtcttgggggtggggagaatcaGAGGAATGCTCCTCTTGGCCAGGAATCTACAGGtatcccagggcctggcaggcaACCCTCTCCCTGCCCATCTCTTAGACCTGCTACAGGTCTGGGGAGAGACGGCTGGGATGACCTCTCCGCTAGGGAGTTGGTCCCCTAATCCATTGCCTCAGAGACAGTTCTATAACCTGCATCTCAGGGGATCATGAATTCCTTGTGtggatgtgcatttttctggggaaagAATCCATCGTTTTCATTAGATACTCAAAGGGTTCTGTGACCCCAAAAAGTTTAAGAATTGCTCACACCTTTATCTCCTGAGATCTTCCTCAACAAGTTCCTCCCCTCCTTATATTTCCATCTAAATGTCACCTTGGCCTCTCTTCAGGGCGAGGGGAAGAAGTGTTCCTCTTCTGAGACCTAACCTTCCCCCTGTCTGCTGTGGTCCCCCCTTTCCCGACCCCTGATCGCCCCTGCTCGTGCTAGACTAAGCCCTCTGAGGGCTGGTCCTCTGTCTCAGCCTGTTCACCCTTGATCCccggtgcccagcacagtgcctggcatgcagtaggcgctcagtaaacagctgttgagtgaatgaatctcATTTCCCTAGTTTCTTCAGTCTTTCTCCCTGATGCTACCCCGTCTGTTACAAATATGTAGGTCTCTTGCTTGGAAATTTTTCATTTGCCCCTCAAATGTTGAAGGAAGACAGGCTCTAGAGGCCAGCCTGCCTGGTTCCAAATCCTGGTTCCTCCAATTGTGTGGCCCTGGGTAAGTTATTAGCCTCTCTAAAGTTTACAGTCTAAGCCCCATTTCCTTATCTATTTGGTGGGAATGATAGTAACACTTCCACACAAGAATACCTACCTGCTAGAATTAAACTAAACAATCCCTAAAATACACAGTAAAAACTGAGCACGCTGCttggcacatactaagtgctcaatacatgttcATTATTGTTAATATTGCCAACCTTTTCATATCCCCAGTTACCCAGTTCAGCCACCCCTCACTCCTCCCACTCTGCTAAAACTGCTCTCTTAAAGGGCCTTTACAtattagaaaggaaagaaggaaggtggGTTCaggaaactgtattttaaaaaaatcaccctaAATTCATTATTGAGAGACAGTGTCTATTAATGACATTGTGATGTCTATCTTCCCagaatttttatgcatttttatgcGTTAATAAATATCCTcatgaattaaaacattttaaatcaacagAATAGGGAATGTATTTATAGGCAgctttatattttgctttttttgcttaTTGTGAGCATTTcttcatgttaaatgttctttattactgtcttttaattgctaaatattttatatttagctgTTTCTTGTTggacatgtatatattttttttccattgtaaacAAGGCTACAATAATCATCCTTGCACGTGAACTGACCATCTCCTTATGATAAGCAGGACTGTTTTTGTTGCTCAGTCTCAGCGGTCATTCTCATGCCTCCTGGCAGAAGGCTTGTTAGCAGCATTGGGCACAGCTGCGGGCTCCTCTGCCTTAAATGTGTTGTTCTTCATGCCTGCTCTCCCTCAGATTTCACTAGCCCCTCCTCTGCATTCTCCTCAGCTGGTTCTTCCTTGTTCCCCTGATCTCTTAGTGTTGGTTGCCCCCGAAACCAGCCCTTGGACCTCTACGTgttgatctca is a window encoding:
- the RPL27 gene encoding 60S ribosomal protein L27 gives rise to the protein MGKFMKPGKVVLVLAGRYSGRKAVIVKNIDDGTSDRPYSHALVAGIDRYPRKVTAAMGKKKIAKRSKIKSFVKVYNYNHLMPTRYSVDIPLDKTVVNKDVFRDPALKRKARREAKVKFEERYKTGKNKWFFQKLRF